The window acatttcaaaacaaaatggaattcatcttcaatatctgaacaaaatttacataagcGTCTTTCTTTTGGTACATTAGTGTGTCGTCCACTTTCAATTGCAAGTCTATGAGATGACAATCTAATTCTTgtaatttgtttcttatatgtagaaggtattgattttgttaaataatattgtaatgaaaactGGTCAATAATatgcttgtaaaaataacatcgAGATGAGGAATTAATCTGTTCTACAAGTTGTTGAGTAAAGTGATCAATGATTCTTTGcttaattaaaggaaaatagGTTTCACAATGTATATACTCCTGTTCATACCATATATGTCCTAGACCtatttcaaaaagtttattCTTAATTACAGTAACCCAATTTTCAGCAGGTGCCAAAGACGATTCACACTCATTATACAGCATTTTGTAACAGGGCTGCAAAATACAATTCTGACTTTGTAACAATttgaaccaaaatttgaatattctaaacattCGTATAGTTTTCATAGGTAGCCTCCCAGTTTCAAAATATACAAGTGCAATGTTTGTAGTtaacacaaatttaatatattctaAATGCACTTTTTCTATAGCATTTGCAGCATGCATGCCCCATATCTCACAGCCATAATTTAATATACTAGCAATATAAGTATCAAAAATTGACAGCATTGTTTCTGTATTCAGATACAATTGACTTGTtttttgactttaaagaaaacatGGCTTTTCTCCCTTGGCCCGCCAACTGTTTCTGTGTATTGTTAAACTTTCCATTATATTGTAACAAAAGGCCCAGGAATATAAAGCTATCGACAACCTCAATTGGCTCGCCATTTAAATGCCACCTTTCACAATTGTGAATTTTACCAccatttctaaaaatgacaattttggttttttgtacatttacagtaaGATCCCAGACAGATGTATAAGAATACATTGTATTGAACATTTCTTGAAGCTCATGTGCAGTTTCGGAGAAAATTACCATGTCATCtgcatacattaaaacaaaaagatttaaCTCTTGAATTCGTATTGGTATGTTACCTTTGCACAAAAAttccatttcaaaatcattcacatataatgaaaacaatattggAGATAGCACTTCTCCCTGCAAAAGTCctgtgttatttttaaaaaaaactcagaTAACTTTCCTGCTGAATTAACACATGATTTCATATTATTATACATACTACGaataaaattcaacaattttccTCTAATACCAACGTTAGACAATTTTTCCCATAATTTCAATCTTTCAACAGTGTCAAATGCTTTCTTAAAgtcaacaaaacaacaatacaatctttttttctttcttattgacatattaataatatttgaaaGGCTAAATATAGCCTCAGCTGTACCTCGTTTGCGTTGAAATCCAAACTGTACATCAGTGATTACATCATTTGCGTCAGACCATGTTAACAATCTTTGATTCAAAATAGATGTGAATAATTTACAAAAGCAACTGACAAGACTAATGCCTCTATAATTCTTGGAGTCTAATGCATCaccctttttaaaaactggTATTATAATACACTGTGCCCACATATTAGGGAAAAAACCAGAAGACAATATTCTATTGAATAATCTTAGTATAAATGGAACAAGATAATCTTTAAACTCAATGAAATATTCGTTAATTAACAAATCAGTACCatgtgatttttctttttttaaacgttTGATAGCATCAgcaatttctttttctgtgaTTGGACAGTCTAGTTCCTCAAAAACAGGATCAGCTTCTATACAATCTGTGCTTTTTTCGGACGCGTTCATGGCGTGcgcgatatttttaaaatgttcataaatTACACTTGGATTGATATTTGTCTGCTGCCTTTTTTTCCCTCGGAAATTTCTGTAGAAGACTTTCGGGTTACTTTTACGTAGGTAGTCCAGCATGTTTCCCTCCGCTTGTTGATACTGACGTTTGAGCCTTGCTGTCAGGactttgtattcttttttcGATCGTAATAGACAATTAAGTTATtcatgttgacatgcaacttatttatttagaaatgtaACTTATTCAAATGCAAGATATTAGTAATTAGCATCTATAACAAATACATACCGGACTCTGTGTACAAAAAGTCGTCAACAAAATCttaaattatatgccaacatTAATAAGTTgcaaataatgattatttcattcattatttgttataatcatgatattatttttttttaatgtatatgccCCCTGAGGGCCCTTGATTGgtgaaaaatgaatatacataactcgcatgtcaacataatatttttgaatgGGACTCGCGTGTCGACATGCATCAATTTAAATATGTCACTACAAATACATTGTAAATTGAATATATCATGCTAGAGGTCAAGTGTGgtcgatatttaaaaaaaaattgacatattttccaattttccgatcagacaatatttttcttaacaCAGATGGTTGTGGTTgatatatcttaattaattaTCCTGATCATGTTAATTAACATAATTGAAGCATGTAGAAAAATAGCATATGCAAAAACTTACATGTGCAtaagcaaaaattaaaaatatgccacacatatatatgaaaataattcaaaaattgaatttgctGTATCGctgtttatttcatatcattaaGCATTGGCAGATTACAATTACCAAGAAATAAAACTAGATAAATTGCATGTATTTTAACACACTCTAAAAtatcaacaccccccccccctttcgatTGTCACTTATGGTCATGCttattacatatacattttaaaattgtcataaaatgataaaggaagataaaatattttagttacaTCATTTACATTAAAGtatatgcttttttaaaatctgcaatATAAAAAACAGGCACATGTAGGTTTCCGGCGATATTGGCTAAATAGACTCATCTTTAAAACGTTTTGCGGACCTAGAGAGCAACTATTGCGGGAAAATGGAAATCTGACAGTTCGACATGATTTTGTAGCTGAGGTTTGTGATTTTCTGACAATTGCAGTCTGTTTCAGTCCTAGGACTCGGACTTTAACGAACGCAGGTGCTGGTCGGTGGAGATTAACCTGTTAACTGGTGAAgctggtacatgtaattttatcaCCACAAGCCAATAAAATCAGCCACTAAATGTAGggcaaaagaaaatatataccctatctatatataaatacactatttataaatttatatttagattgGGTATATATTTTCTCTTCCCCAACATTTAGTggcttattgatagaaattcagaGGCCTGTGGTATAGCGGGCTCGTCACGAACTCTGTCTTCTTTACTGTACGTGACAAACGTTACCCccagaaaataaattttattgtagGTATTTTATAATACAGGGGTGGTCACATAATGAGAAGACAAAAAATTCGTGACTAGCCCTGATCgtggtggtatgggacacctccatagcATTGCCATAGTCTGATGTACTTCCAATCGAGATAATCTGTAACGGGGATGGGaaaaataatgacggaccagaccgggatttgaacctggcccttctgaatctctagtcagatGCTCTACatactgagctatctggcactggtattcaagcAGGTCTGACCATCACAAAGATGGGTTAGAACATGAACTAGAAATCTGTAACTAGTGTAAGTTATTTGTTGGAatcttttaaacatttaaaaacattggtttaaaattttgccgaaatatcataaaattttaaaattctaaacttGTGAAGGTACTTTGATCATGATTTACttctatcaaaattaatattaccAGCAGGTGTCCCATACACCTAAACCAATCAACCAAACTCAGGTCATTCAGAACTTACACATCAAgacattaaatataatatatagatGTAAATGATGGTATGTTAGAAGTTATTTGGGTTTAAAGTAAGGTAGAAATATCTGGTGAAAACTCTTGAGTTGAAGCCATAGGCGCTCTCCATCTATATCAGTCTTAAACCTGTACTCAGAGTAATAGGGATGCAGTTGTTTTATAGTCTGAGTAAGAAGTGAAATGCCTATATATAGTCAAAACGTTTGAAAACTGTAGATTCTTATTTATCGCAAGGAAAAAATATCGATGTAATATCGCGAGAAGCAACCCTCATGGATTTAAaatcttgattttattttcagacagttttgaactacttgaaattataacaaaaaattggtgcttgtgattttatattctggcaatttttattatacaaaacaCTGAAAACAGCAGAATAGAGGAATTAAGGACTTGAGTAAGATAATGAATTTTCAgtgtattgaaaaaaagaaaagtgaaTTGCATATATACCAATACAATGTATGCttagaatttgaaaataaaccGAAATACCTTTATGTAATAGGGTAACGTGCAGTATGGATGTGTTTGACCTGAGTAGTCAAGAAGAGTTCTCTCCCTTGAAGCCTCTGACAAAACGAGCAAGACGGATCCTTACTCCAGCAGAAGATAATGAAGTGTCCACAAACTCTGTAACCAGGGGTGAAAAGGAACCCTACCCTGCTCCAGCAGAAGATAAAGTGTCCACAGACTCTGTAACCACTGATGTAAAGGAACTCTCCCCTACACTGACAGGTGGCACCCTGAACAGTCAATCCGTAGGTCCATGTAACGCTAGCCAGCAGAGGGAGGACCTCAATGAATTGTGTCCTCGTATACGTGATACCACGGTCAGTTCCAAAGCTCAGAGTGATCCTGACAAACAGAAGAAGCCAGTGTATATATACAGCCCCGAGTTAATTCAGCGGTGTGATGCCATGCCAAAAATCATTAATAGGGTATATCATACATATTCTTTGTTTTACATTTAACGTACATTATACACCAATGTAAGAACACGTGTGTACATAATTAAACACAAGTGTAAGAACATATGTGTGTAGTACATGTTTATACACCAGTGTAAGAATACAATTGGGCATTATTAAACTAAGAAGAAATTTTCAGAAAACCTACCTCTATTGGATGTCTTAAGCCAAATGTAACCATTTTCTATTACTTTACAGAATATTATTACTAGGGACATGTATACTATGGGATAGGCATTTTAACTTCTACGTTTGCCAAATTTACTTCCTTAAATATcacacattttaaatttgaagaaCTGTGTTTAATCCCTGTGAAATATGTTGTTTTAGATTAGTGATTACCTCTTGTTCATAGGGATTGCCTTTGGATAAACTTTCAATCAAtgttgtaaaatgaaaaaatataaaaaaaaaaaaacaaacccatACATCATCAATCGACAAAATGACATAACACATTTAGCCGTCATCTGATCATGTTTTATATTCAGTTCTCTTGTTCTGGAAAATCCTTTCAATTaagttttatatacatttatttacatgtgaTAATTTGATGTTTGTCTTACATTGTATTTGTCATTGTGTGTTATATTTCAGGCCAGCAAGGTTCACACTTTGATTGAGGCTTATGGACTGCTTAATTCAATGCAGTAAGTTTGACAGGTCAACTATGTGACAGAAAATTAAAGCGGTACTGTTTAATATCAGTACTACCACTATATTGCTGAAATAATGTGTTTGTGTATCATTTGAATTATAGACCTTTcaagtattatatatatatatatattacacataTCATATCCCAGACAATCAAAACTTGCAAAAGATgaggaaattattttaatataatctaAAATATGGCTTCTGACATAACACATACTATAGTATCTCTAAGAAGCTGTATGAATTCAAATCCAGATGTCTGGTACCTGATACATGGAGTTTGTTTTATAGAAGTTGAACCCAGATCATTACTGTTCATATGATTTATTTGACCAGGGTAGTCCCTCCTCGCTCGGCCACTACGGAGGAAATGCTGGGGTTCCACGCTGAAGATTACGTACAGTTCTTGTCTCTGTTGGGCCGTCAAACTGACGAGGAAAAACTGGAAGAGGAGAGCGAGCAATATGGCTTAAGtatgattattaattttttttttcttgtttaatattactattttttgtcattttatataattatttctatTGCTTGCTACATTTTTACTCAATTGATTTATCCAGATTTAGAACTGATTTTGCTCATTTGATACCATACCAACTAAATTCTCAAAATGTATCAAAAGTATACATTCATATTCTCATATTAAATGATAACTCTTACCAAAGTAGGACTATTAGTTCTGTTGATTGCCAAGTTTATACTAATGTGTATTTGATACTTTTGAAGCGTATGACTTTCCTATCAATATTATGCAcattgtttgtttatattttagtaGTGCAAGATTTCTCTATGCTGTAAAAGTGGTTACTTAATAGCAAATTTACGCTAGTTACGCTGTAAGCTTAAAATTGTGGAAAATGCCCCCACgcttatagtaaaaaaaattaaaaccttaGAGTGGTAAAAGAAATCTTGAATACACGTATTCAATACTGACACATATTGTTTGATTATAGAAAACATGTACAACcagcgtaaataaccacttttacaatAAATCACTatttttaattctatatatacatgtagtatgtttcTACTTTTGTAGCCTACGACTGTCCTATAAATAGACATGTTTACACCTATGCGGCCCTGACCAGTGGTGCCTCGCTCCGTGCTGCCGAATGTCTCATGGAGGGGCGGAGTCAAGTAGCTGTCAATTGGTGCGGGGGCTGGCACCATGCCAAAAGGTGTGACGCATTGTCATGTAATCTGTACTACATGAGTAACACATAGTAATCTGTTATAGCTATTCTGTTACATCAACAATCTGTTATAGCTATTCTGTTACATCAACAATCTGTTATAGCTATTCTGTTTCATCAACAATCTGTTATAGCTATTCCGTTACATCAACAATCTGTTATAGCTATTCTGTTACATCAACAATCTGTTATAGCTATTCCGTTACATCAACAGTCAGTTATAGCTATTCTGTTACATCAACAATCTGTTATAGCTATTCTGTTTGATCAACAATCTGTTATAGCTATTCCGTTACATCAACAATCTgttaggcctaacaaaaaaatatgtttgtttacggtttcccgaccgaccctatatTTAATCGCCGACCCTAATTGTTTTTATCCATCGTTAGAAATCCGGAAGTCACACGTGGGTACgtttaacttttatattcatcttaatcTGTCAAGCGTTTGAAATCGAAatcgaaagtgaaaaaaaaaacatggtgaCAATATCTACGTCCACATGTTCTCTTCAGTTTGAAGAATGCGCACACATAAAGCAAATGCAGTTAATATCGGCATTTATCCAGGTGTTCGATCGATAACATGGGGGAAATGAAAAGGTTCCCGATTTTGAAGTACGAGGCAAACAACATGGAGGCAGGATAGTTTTGACCACAGGAGTcggcgattttatcaatttcttgaaaataaatgagaaactGGCAAAATCCTACCAGTGAGCTTCGTGAGCGTAGCAAGCGAAGCGACAGGATGGCAACGAGTTttctagatttttttatttcgatatcCAACCGATATTATACACCAGACATCCGTAgtgttattttatcaatttcttgaatttatttccctaaaattatcctcaaaaatcattttaaatccatttttGCACATCTCTATCAtggccatgtttgatgcttgtgaaGCTTGTGATGtgcaatatcatgtttttttaaaaaaataatgggtgtctgttttgtataaaaacttagcATATCGagacattttcaaggaacattctgcataaaaatatatagtctGTTGCTCTATTGATACTATTACCAGGTCAGGCGcaaatcgaaaattaatcctcaggggagatctctactaagcatgttaattgttgcaacagcagacataaactatttttttgtattgtcttatttatttctagaacacattttatccaccaattaatgaagataaagtttaaaatcaataaacctctagattttatatttgattacaagtacctagattctataaaatagactataaatacgaggcacgatttttactacgaaactgaaagggtcaaataaaaccacgtggtcaaaaatttaaatgacaataacattcacaGGGGGGCATGTGGCAAACAAAAGTAAGCATGACACAATGGCAAAACAGTTTTGTATTATCAGTTTGCGAGGGTTggtcggaaattattgagacatttactcttatTCTTTTAGGAAAAGAGATTTACctttgaaatttcaccaaaatgtAAACCAGAATAaagtttatcaatgtaaaaagttttttttccatGGAATGAATAGATCATTTTTGGTAAGTGGATCAACGTGTCTGCGTCCGGTGACCCAACAcaaccgcaaacttttcgcaTCGTCACTTTAACGCTTCTCATTGCTCCTGtgtttaaacaccttacaaacgaccggaaataagaattattttttatttctcatcttttgttttgatttcaagatgtcatcatttacattttctctcattcttgatttttattttgagttctgtttaccctaaaatcaaattactgtgaatgtctcctgcagtcattttgtttttattttagaactgttgacaacagttagtgtgtAAACAGTACTGGATATTTAGTCTATTTGTCTTAATTCTAATcaaacaatcagtgaaaaaaatatgatgaactgaagcTCTGTATCCCTGGTTATCGTATAGTTTTGGTTTAAGGAATTGCGTGGCCTtaaaggtcttcttctgagaaTTCCACAAGTTTGATGTATATTCGATGTGCCGTCTTGaggtcaaaattcaatgtaatgacgtcatattttctattgcttggtaaatatgTTTGTACCAAATCCATATTTTACCTCGAAAATTagtgaaacttaatcaaaagttagtcGCAAAATATAGCAAAACATATTTaacatgaacatatttaatttgatttcttttatcattaactgtaattctacggaCACTTTGAAATGGgatgttttttagtttttagttttttagttttttagtCTCCGAGATTATGCCTGCGCCAGGTACCCCGTTTTTCTaccgttgtaaacaaaatatttaattaactttcaatattactttgtttaattatttgtttggaATTACTCAATGTTTATGCCAATTTTCGTAAAAATTTGTCACTTAGAAAGGGATATATTCGAGTTGTCTCAAAAATTTCATGTATGTGACGTTTCTGaagttgtgtaaaaaaaaaataaataataaaaaaaaaaaataatcctacctaccgaccctattttttttcagcatgtaacagtaaacaaacatatttttttgtttggccTTATAGCTATTCTGTTACATCAACAATCTGTTATAGCTATTCTGTTACATCAACAATCTGTTATAGCTATTCTGTTACATCAACAATCTGTTCTAAGAGTCTGTTATATTGCAGGGACATGGCTTCAGGATTCTGTTACATCAACGACATAGTTCTAGCCATTCTGAAGTTGAGAGAGAAATACGACAGAGTGTTGTATGTGGATCTGGATGTTCACCATGGCGATGGTATGTCTGTCATGTTCACCATGGCAATGGTATGTCTTTGTCATATTCGCAAtcatgtaaattataattttttattagtgAGTTGTAAACGGTATAACAA is drawn from Crassostrea angulata isolate pt1a10 chromosome 5, ASM2561291v2, whole genome shotgun sequence and contains these coding sequences:
- the LOC128184839 gene encoding histone deacetylase 8-like, with translation MDVFDLSSQEEFSPLKPLTKRARRILTPAEDNEVSTNSVTRGEKEPYPAPAEDKVSTDSVTTDVKELSPTLTGGTLNSQSVGPCNASQQREDLNELCPRIRDTTVSSKAQSDPDKQKKPVYIYSPELIQRCDAMPKIINRASKVHTLIEAYGLLNSMQVVPPRSATTEEMLGFHAEDYVQFLSLLGRQTDEEKLEEESEQYGLTYDCPINRHVYTYAALTSGASLRAAECLMEGRSQVAVNWCGGWHHAKRDMASGFCYINDIVLAILKLREKYDRVLYVDLDVHHGDGVEEAFCASTRVMTISVHKYSPGFFPGSGGLDSIGVGKGRGYTVNIPLLEGARDEEFVPLVCRVLHKAREVFSPQALVCQCGADGLSGDPMDSFSLTPTAYSRCLQFMLQWRLPTLVLGGGGYNSPNTARCWTRLTAILCGRKLSSEVPDHKFFMSYGPDFELNISPGNRKNMNSKEALRRIHNTIIENLDKLKSSSSQQQEKPQSTN